A genomic window from Malassezia vespertilionis chromosome 6, complete sequence includes:
- a CDS encoding uncharacterized protein (COG:O; BUSCO:EOG09261IEV; EggNog:ENOG503NUPG), with amino-acid sequence MRLTESANATQRPDGHTQRYDRQLRIWNKTGQVCLEQARVLVVGASSLSAQILKNLVLPGLGGFTVLDDALVTLEDAGSNFFLEPHTSVGKPYADEMARLLAEMNPSVEHAACVVSPAAMLTCDPSYFTKFSLIILVRQPWDVQERVDRLVWEHSPAIPVLSADNVGFQGIFRTSVRELGIIETHPESLVDLRLTRPFPALEAYADSFDVHPSSSLDMGHIPYVVLLLRALKEWKETHGELPWSATRADFLAFLQRRCPRHGDLENYDEAHAALAQHVWRPLQSPAIPPSVEGILNDIQSLNVNQKSSIFWLLVAALRAFVAEEHVLPLPGALPDMKATSNTYVALQQVYVTKARQDLDKFTAHLDRILDRLMLSRDALGLDASQTRTFVKHAAHLKLVRGRCLSQQRTDPDVGAFAAAFADPVNPITVQFLIAFFASDTFLAKYGRFPGEENAFEQDADALFNCAKAYLDEVHFSLSLPDEARLQTACEELARSAHSDIATTAAFLGGIVAQEAIKILTIQYLPLDNALVYDGIVEGVGSIRL; translated from the coding sequence ATGCGTCTTACGGAGAGCGCAAACGCGACACAGCGTCCAGACGGCCATACGCAACGGTATGACCGACAGTTGCGGATCTGGAACAAGACGGGACAGGTATGTCTGGAGCAGGCACGCGTGCTTGTCGTTGGCGCCTCGTCTCTCTCGGCGCAAATTCTCAAAAACCTTGTGCTACCAGGTCTCGGAGGTTTCAccgtgctggacgatgcactTGTGACGCTGGAAGATGCAGGCTCGAATTTTTTTCTGGAGCCTCATACAAGTGTCGGGAAACCGTATGCGGACGAAATGGCGCGCCTTCTTGCCGAGATGAATCCGAGCGTTGAAcatgcggcgtgcgttGTATCACCGGCTGCGATGCTTACGTGCGATCCATCTTATTTTACCAAGTTTTCACTCATCATACTTGTGCGACAGCCTTGGGATGTGCAAGAGCGTGTCGATCGGTTGGTGTGGGAGCATAGTCCAGCGATTCCTGTGCTCAGTGCCGACAATGTAGGCTTTCAAGGCATCTTTCGGaccagcgtgcgcgagcttggGATAATAGAAACACACCCCGAATCACTCGTGGATCTTAGGCTTACGCGGCCATTTCCAGCGCTCGAGGCGTATGCGGACTCGTTTGACGTTCATCCTAGCAGTTCCCTCGACATGGGCCATATTCCCTACGTTGTCTTGCTTCTCCGTGCGCTTAAGGAGTGGAAAGAGACGCATGGAGAGCTGCCTTGGTCGGCTACGCGTGCTGATTTTCTTGCGTTTTTACAGCGCCGGTGCCCTAGGCACGGCGATTTGGAGAATTACGAtgaagcgcacgcggcactggcgcagcatgtaTGGCGACCATTGCAATCTCCTGCGATTCCACCGTCCGTCGAGGGCATTCTGAACGATATACAATCGCTCAATGTCAACCAAAAATCGTCTATTTTCTGGTTGCTggtcgcggcgctgcgcgcgtttgtCGCCGAGGAGCACGTCTTGCCGCTCCCTGGAGCACTTCCCGATATGAAAGCGACGAGCAACACGTATGTTGCACTTCAGCAGGTGTATGTGACCAAAGCACGCCAGGATCTAGACAAATTTACCGCGCACCTCGATCGCATCTTGGATCGCTTGATGTTGTcacgcgacgcgctgggACTGGATGCATCGCAAACACGCACATTTGTGaagcacgctgcgcatttGAAACTTGTGCGTGGACGCTGCCTttcgcagcagcgcacagatCCAGATGTcggtgcatttgcagcCGCATTTGCGGACCCAGTGAATCCGATCACGGTCCAGTTTTTGATCGCTTTTTTTGCATCGGACACGTTCCTTGCCAAGTATGGCCGGTTTCCGGGAGAGGAAAACGCATTTGAGCAAGACGCAGATGCGCTTTTCAATTGTGCAAAGGCATACCTTGATGAAGTACACTTTTCACTTAGTCTACCAGACGAGGCGCGATTGCAAACGGCGTGTGAAGAGCTGGCGAGGAGTGCTCATTCTGATATTGCGA
- a CDS encoding uncharacterized protein (COG:S; BUSCO:EOG0926025H; EggNog:ENOG503NVBX), producing MAERPALDTLDTQLSSGSADALVLGLNELHAYLRIQPEELDAYGLAQIAVTDARIAFARQVCESVSDLVQHILNAWELADQRNISVLRSIPMLVLAEMLAVLSTHQPFHALGEAIMERLLASGNPWIAKMQGYLSVCAQYQKGLKRDTGTETTVALAALKLLTAMANFARGKLATTVWERFHWASDVHARLLQMRRRGKSVQRASISDPDIRTQYILFLLSFLLQPFNAALKIAILDLGSDGLPMVLRGMVSDAPSVVQTVLLVLHEELFKDQAVPRGAKVKCIDDVSCASIIKLYTREKDAVPNGNCVADVAHHFMLSIATHPGFGICYVDRGWYAPLESAEKGAPALHNKVLAGVLRQLAVLDDLRQQELALRILRACPELVASYFAGTQKTLSLEPRCNSAWLGTMAFVGRVLGLRIPTLDASPPNTPPPMATILGNTAPEVLLRALGRGLKHSNALVQYYACLVMARTVQRAASFRTLAEHTAQTLEEDEHGAWQSTLASLELEWRKRYPPVDALTQLATNTQHSMRQEAALRVLALYHTTLLSMTFDTRYDVGRLLTNAVVEHAAHGLRLDRLCQMHALQILACATEGAFDWTAKAFAPLEGLAQRSYLHFLLALYCTTPYVAIRIRCETLLHTLLAPSALFLQDPRELDAWLHSLPSNQAALASVLNFLDESILRCLKTPHRYAERARVLVADVVPDQDMPVPGPLLMVMVEQCTIRLRRNLFNTNTGVDANASAPILQYLKRVMLLLIAQGKPYAAFHTLANTLCDAGEDTTLNVTAAALKGMKSLLSCVVFAPSPIPNPSLFVHVQQACARHDWDALWALDPVQENLFCVEDAWRAHAAPSLAALAVLHSSVGVYAAVARTAEHGAWRMLWTVLLSRISPVNVAALPEKEVLHQIPSAFAALDAWSERVLLSPTHLQMYLTQHPTTVAWLEKPRTDRAANAFRAAAVAYVCKHASDPAYSVCVAPFVQDAIAGIMVSPNTVLILELAQKLAPLASEQVYATVGTHLLRALENKPTHQSARAQLACLSAYTLASMDHAASTPLLLPLLWRHLSSLVAFLVYGPEAFALLRRVLASILPAGLNGAAPMTRGSLTAMRFAQRQLISLAPLLQCKSHEADVLMFQLLYTLPAAYDVLAAELDAHPAREIVQAWPNTACALLELAVCKHDTKRLNGLVEPVLKAAPRCLDEAERGARCVAIALLYTHTSAQPRTALQLQALLQNKPAVLFHADIAWLVAQVAVKDCTLQYVDMALRWIVRRYAEDAQDAHSVRRAVKATGALIVQSNVQLAASLVEPVLAAAVQHRADDADALLFATIIATHTSMQGAHCVRYMNALLSHSDVLLTARNAASKQEQVLRQNLLALFVRLAEKGIEALDTPATLARTLFLYKGTLERGDRALFALLQRMERERHKPLLNMLRAWSAEQVLVPSVLQYDSLLAAVLSLDPQMVQRTYVELPRSAKQTNAALYDPWFILNLFGGAIMERELQGTDTHLTGLDWLAILRTNVVGVALSACSSHRAPLRQFALVLLGKMYACVQRTSFRERDLVLLVLDRVRNVIPPPPPTSITGTYGEIPWLPSMAMLFAAKCLRYVSMPSQAMFPVLFRFLLQRPLLDATDVPLLYNLLHPTSEQFYQERSFLLRFLQDAFEAHAQVAHVQPASQGIARASSDWRVFKRRHVWDLLQSLYDALAAKPGEEMHRANAGADARDQERLEAIFASAARIPYVAQELVTHRGFLQWIEMRIVAERNTDAARCTFWISLLHAICAAAPTPPTPQVVRRLHTMDARQDFAFVVTVQSIACRALCIDPVVEQLDASGPLPSWLHLLAELVYSLLAYKSLCTTPREFEAIECLQSVALLERATAWLSRMPRQDAASLSTTLLQSTLLLQKCPSLKPRIHALFSKQLALGLHHRAYAPRRWALDALAAPVHTST from the coding sequence ATGGCCGAGCGTCCTGCGTTGGATACGCTGGATACGCAATTGTCCAGTGGCTCTGCAGACGCTTTGGTATTAGGACTAAACGAATTACATGCGTATCTACGAATCCAGCCGGAAGAGCTCGATGCGTATGGCCTGGCACAGATCGCTGTGACCGATGCAAGGattgcgtttgcgcgccaagtttgCGAAAGCGTGTCGGACCTTGTGCAGCACATTTTGAACGCTTGGGAATTGGCAGACCAGCGCAATATTTCTGTTTTGCGCTCTATACCCATGCTAGTGTTGGCGGAAATGCTTGCTGTCTTGTCCACGCACCAGCCCTTTCAtgcgcttggcgaggcAATTATGGAGCGATTACTTGCGAGTGGGAACCCATGGATTGCGAAAATGCAAGGGTACTTGTCTGTGTGCGCGCAGTATCAAAAAGGGCTGAAGCGTGATACGGGAACAGAAACGACcgtggcgcttgccgcgctgaaACTGCTGACCGCCATGGCGAACTTTGCGCGCGGGAAGTTGGCCACTACTGTGTGGGAGCGCTTCCACTGGGCATCTGACGTCCACGCTCGTCTTCTGCAgatgcggcggcgcggaaaaagTGTACAGCGTGCGAGCATCAGTGATCCCGATATTCGCACGCAGTACATTCTATTCTTGCTCTCCTTTTTATTGCAGCCATTCAATGCCGCGCTAAAAATTGCAATATTGGATCTTGGATCTGATGGACTGCCCATGGTTCTACGGGGCATGGtgagcgatgcgccgagcgtcgTGCAAACGGTTCTTCTCGTCTTACACGAAGAATTGTTTAAAGATCAGGCCGtaccgcgcggcgcaaaagtCAAGTGTATTGACGATGTGTCGTGTGCCTCGATTATCAAGTTGTATACACGCGAAAAGGACGCAGTGCCGAACGGAAACTGTGTGGCAGATGTTGCACATCACTTTATGCTCAGTATCGCGACGCATCCCGGGTTCGGGATCTGCTACGTCGATCGCGGCTggtacgcgccgctggaaaGTGCggaaaaaggcgcgccggccCTGCATAATAAGGTGCTTGCAGGTGTACTTCGTCAACTTGCTGTGCTGGACGATTTACGCCAGCAAGAGCTAGCGTTGCGTATTCTGCGGGCGTGCCCTGAATTGGTCGCAAGCTACTTTGCCGGCACGCAAAAGACCTTGTCTCTGGAACCGCGCTGCAATAGTGCGTGGCTCGGGACAATGGCGTTCGTAGGTAGGGTTCTTGGTCTGCGCATCCCTACATTGGACGCATCGCCGCCCAATACACCGCCGCCAATGGCGACCATACTGGGTAACACTGCGCCAGaagtgctgctgcgtgcattggGCCGCGGTTTGAAGCACTCCAATGCGCTTGTTCAATACTATGCCTGTCTTGTTATGGCGCGCACAGTGCAAAGAGCGGCTTCCTTCCGCACACTTGCTGAACATACAGCGCAAACCCTGGAAGAGGACGAacacggcgcttggcaatCGACTCTTGCGAGCCTCGAACTGGAATGGCGGAAACGATACCCACCTGTTGATGCACTGACGCAACTTGCAACAAATACACAGCACAGCATGCGGCAGGaagccgcgctgcgtgttCTTGCATTGTATCATACCACACTGCTGAGCATGACTTTTGATACGCGCTACGATGTTGGTCGACTTCTCACAAATGCCGTTGTGgagcatgcagcgcatggacTGCGTCTAGACCGACTATGTcaaatgcacgcgctccaAATTCTTGCGTGTGCCACTGAGGGTGCCTTTGACTGGACTGCAAAAGCATTCGCGCCCTTGGAAggtcttgcgcagcgctcctACCTACACTTTTTGCTTGCCCTTTACTGTACTACTCCGTACGTGGCCATTCGGATTCGGTGCGAAACACTTCTGCATACATTGCtagcgccaagcgcactCTTTTTGCAAGACCCACGCGAGCTGGACGCATGGCTCCATTCACTTCCGAGTAAccaggcggcgctcgccagTGTTTTAAACTTTTTGGACGAGAGTATACTGCGGTGCTTGAAAACGCCACATCGGTACGCTGAGCGAGCGCGTGTGTTGGTAGCCGATGTTGTACCAGACCAAGACATGCCTGTGCCTGGGCCATTGCTTATGGTGATGGTAGAGCAGTGCACGATTCGGCTGAGGCGAAATTTATTTAATACCAACACAGGCGTCGACGCGAACGCAAGTGCACCGATTTTGCAGTACCTCAAACGCGTCATGCTACTGCTCATTGCGCAAGGTAAGCCGTACGCTGCCTTCCATACCCTTGCCAATACGCTGTGCGATGCGGGCGAAGATACGACGCTGAACGTtacggcagcggcgctcaaAGGAATGAAGTCGCTTTTGTCTTGTGTTGTCTTTGCGCCTTCGCCGATCCCAAACCCTTCTTTATTTGTCCACGTACAACAAGCATGTGCACGCCACGATTGGGATGCGCTGTGGGCACTTGACCCTGTGCAGGAAAATTTGTTCTGCGTGGAGGATGCGTGGAGGGCGCATGCAGCTCCgtcgcttgctgcgctggccGTTTTGCACAGTTCTGTGGGAGTATACGCTGCTGTAGCTCGCACtgccgagcatggcgcgtggCGTATGTTGTGGACTGTGCTTTTGTCGCGGATCTCCCCTGTGAATGTAGCAGCGCTACCAGAAAAAGAAGTGCTCCATCAAATTCCCAGCGcgtttgctgcgctggatgcTTGGAGCGAGCGTGTGCTACTTTCTCCCACACACTTACAGATGTACTTGACGCAGCATCCCACCACCGTGGCATGGCTGGAAAAACCGCGCACAgaccgcgccgcgaatgcattccgcgccgccgcagtCGCGTACGTGTGTAAACATGCAAGCGATCCAGCGTACAGTGTATGCGTTGCGCCATTTGTTCAGGATGCTATAGCAGGCATTATGGTGTCTCCCAATACGGTGCTCATCTTagagcttgcgcagaaGCTCGCGCCTCTTGCGAGCGAGCAAGTGTACGCGACAGTCGGCACAcatcttttgcgcgcgttggAAAACAAACCCACGCACcaaagcgcacgcgcccAGCTGGCCTGTTTGAGTGCGTATACGCTTGCAAGCATGGACCATGCAGCGAGCACGCCTCTCTTGCTCCCCCTCTTGTGGCGTCACCTGTCCTCGCTGGTAGCATTTCTTGTTTACGGCCCCGAAGCGTTTGCATtactgcgccgcgtccttGCTTCGATTTTGCCTGCGGGCCTAaatggcgccgctccaATGACGCGCGGCTCTCTAACCGCGATGCGATTTGCGCAAAGGCAATTGATATCGCTGGCCCCGCTGCTGCAATGCAAGTCGCACGAGGCCGATGTGCTCATGTTCCAGCTCTTGTACACGCTTCCTGCTGCGTACGATGTATTGGCCGCCGAGTTAGACGCGCACCCAGCGCGAGAAATTGTGCAAGCGTGGCCCAATACAGCGTGTGCACTACTCGAGCTAGCTGTGTGTAAGCACGACACCAAACGCTTAAATGGGCTTGTTGAGCCCGTGCTCAAAGCAGCTCCTCGTTGCCTTGACGAggcggagcgcggcgctcggtgcGTTGCAATCGCATTGTTGTACACGCATACGAGCGCGCAACCGCGCACTGCTTTGCAATTGCAGGCATTGCTGCAGAACAAGCCTGCCGTGCTTTTTCACGCCGACATTGCATGGCTCGTCGCACAAGTCGCAGTGAAGGATTGCACGCTGCAGTATGTCGACATGGCGCTTCGATGGATTGTGCGTCGGTATGCGGAAGATGCACAAGATGCGCATTCCGTCCGACGCGCCGTCAAAGCGACTGGCGCACTCATTGTCCAGTCCAACGTACAGCTTGCCGCTTCTCTTGTAGAACccgtgcttgccgccgcGGTCCAGCACCGGgccgacgatgcggatGCTCTGCTTTTTGCGACTATCATTGCAACGCATACTTCGATGCAAGGTGCGCACTGTGTTCGATACATGAACGCTCTCTTGTCTCACAGCGATGTCCTGCTcacagcgcgcaatgcagcgtCAAAGCAGGAgcaagtgctgcgccaAAATCTCTTGGCTCTTTTTGTACGCCTTGCCGAAAAAGGTATCGAAGCGTTGGATACGCCTGCGACCTTGGCACGTACACTATTTCTGTACAAAGGCACGTTGGAGCGTGGGGATCGTGCGTTGTTTGCTTTGTTGCAGCGTATGGAACGCGAACGACACAAGCCATTGCTGAACATGTTGCGAGCGTGGAGTGCAGAGCAAGTCCTGGTTCCCTCGGTGCTGCAGTACGACTCGTTGCTCGCAGCAGTGCTTTCCTTGGACCCGCAAATGGTGCAGCGTACCTATGTGGAACTTCCACGTAGTGCAAAGCAAACAAATGCTGCATTGTACGACCCATGGTTCATCTTGAACCTGTTTGGCGGCGCTATTATGGAGCGTGAATTGCAAGGCACAGACACTCATCTCACTGGGCTTGATTGGCTCGCCATTTTACGCACCAATGTTGTGGGAGTTGCACTTTCTGCGTGCTCTTCGCACCGCGCTCCGCTCCGTCAGTTTGCCTTGGTGTTGCTGGGGAAAATGTATGCGTGTGTTCAGCGCACGTCATTCCGCGAGCGTGACTTGGTACTGTTAGTGCTGGATCGCGTGCGCAATGTTAttccaccgccgccgccgacatCCATCACAGGCACATACGGCGAAATTCCATGGCTGCCGTCCATGGCCATGCTGTTTGCCGCAAAGTGTCTGCGGTACGTGAGCATGCCGAGCCAAGCAATGTTCCCTGTACTCTTCCGTTTCCTCCTGCAAAGGCCGTTGCTGGATGCGACCGACGTGCCGCTTTTGTACAATCTACTGCACCCCACCTCGGAGCAGTTTTACCAAGAGCGCTCTTTCCTGCTACGTTTTCTCCAGGACGCATTcgaggcgcacgcccaAGTTGCGCACGTACAGCCAGCAAGCCAAGGCATCGCGCGTGCGTCCAGTGACTGGCGCGTTTTCAAGCGTCGTCACGTCTGGGACTTGCTGCAAAGTTTGTACGACGCCCTTGCCGCGAAGCCAGGCGAAGAGATGCATCGTGCGAATGcaggcgccgatgcgcgtgACCAAGAACGCCTGGAGGCCATATTTGCCTCCGCTGCACGCATCCCCTACGTAGCACAGGAGCTTGTTACACACCGTGGCTTTCTCCAATGGATTGAGATGCGCATTGTCGCTGAGCGCAACacggatgctgcgcggtgTACATTTTGGATATCCTTGCTCCATGCaatttgcgctgctgcaccgaCGCCGCCCACACCCCAAGTAGTGCGCAGGCTACACACGAtggatgcgcgccaagatTTTGCCTTTGTGGTCACCGTCCAAAGTattgcgtgccgcgcactcTGCATTGACCCGGTTGTGGAGCAACTCGACGCGAGCGGGCCGTTGCCGTCGTGGCTGCATCTTTTGGCCGAGTTGGTATACTCGCTTTTAGCGTACAAATCGCTGTGCACGACACCGCGCGAATTCGAGGCAATCGAGTGCTTGcaaagcgtcgcgctcctcgaaCGTGCCACGGCTTGGCTTTCGCGCATGCCAAGACAGGACGCGGCAAGCCTAAGCACCACGCTTCTGCAGAGCACGCTGCTTTTGCAAAAATGTCCCTCTCTGAAACCTCGCATCCATGCACTTTTTtccaagcagctcgcgctcggcttGCACCATCGAGCCtacgcaccgcgccgctgggcgcTCGACGCCCTTGCAGCACCTGTCCATACCTCCACATAG